A window of Shewanella mesophila contains these coding sequences:
- a CDS encoding GNAT family N-acetyltransferase, translating to MMKVLEQYKQAANMLCQSFRHSECQANISPLVDDDITTLKQIGTDPSIWRFARFPKSEQVVFNRYFESLLKDPSSFLFTIRDNPTQEVIGFTRLKSIDFNLKRAETGTWLMGDFQGKGLNKYIKKQLLTVAFEILKLEEVYCYVNRENQPSVKSLLSLGFVINEDKNRLSPTHKKEVDMAQYYIHITAERFAKTLC from the coding sequence ATGATGAAAGTGCTTGAGCAATATAAGCAAGCAGCAAACATGCTCTGTCAGTCATTTAGGCACAGTGAATGTCAGGCCAATATTTCGCCATTAGTCGACGATGACATTACGACACTAAAGCAGATTGGCACAGATCCTAGCATCTGGCGTTTTGCTCGTTTTCCTAAAAGCGAGCAAGTTGTTTTCAATCGTTATTTTGAATCACTACTCAAAGATCCAAGCAGTTTTCTGTTTACGATAAGAGACAACCCCACCCAAGAGGTGATTGGATTTACTCGCCTTAAAAGCATTGATTTCAACCTAAAACGAGCGGAAACCGGCACCTGGTTAATGGGTGACTTTCAAGGTAAAGGCCTCAATAAATACATTAAAAAACAGCTACTCACCGTAGCCTTTGAGATACTAAAACTTGAAGAAGTCTACTGTTATGTCAACCGCGAAAATCAACCTTCGGTAAAGAGCTTACTCTCACTAGGCTTTGTCATTAACGAGGATAAAAATCGCCTTTCCCCAACCCATAAAAAAGAGGTTGATATGGCGCAGTACTATATCCATATCACTGCCGAACGCTTTGCTAAAACGCTTTGCTAA
- the mrcB gene encoding penicillin-binding protein 1B — MTTKETPKKRVAKKPTNKSAKTKSKKPQSASKGWGRKLWSITWKLALIVIAGLTIYSIYLDQIIARKFEGQKWHLPAQVFSRSMALYPGAAVSHEQLIAELKLLGYRKVANPRQVGEFSASKTKVDLWRRPFQHPQGSQAEQRVMITFDSQGVESVARQSDHRQMAVFHLEPVLLDRMITGDGEDRLFVPTDKIPPAIVNALILVEDRSFYEHHGVNPFAILRAALVNISAGRTVQGGSTLTQQLAKNFFLSSERSIVRKVREALMAIIIDFRYDKDEILEAYLNEVYMGQDKARAVHGMGLASQFYFGRPIAELTLPQQAFLVAAIKGPSYYNPWRYPERAQERRDLVLRLLMEAEQLSVGQYKAAVESPLGLRKFDRPVHQKLPAFFAVVRGELARRFGDALLQQSGVKVYTTLDPMAQEAAEKAVESTMKHLVGRDKNLQVGMVVTDKYSAGIAAMVGDKVPSYQGFNRAVEIRRPIGSLIKPFVYATALSQGDKYNLATPLKDEPITLKNEQGKTWSPQNVNKQFSGQVPLLTAFKKSMNVPTVNLGMAIGTGAVATTLDKAGWADKIPEYPSMLLGAVNGSPLMVAQVYQTLADNGRYRQLNAVTHVLDVNNNPLVGASTSTNQAIDVASDFLVQHAMTQVVHSGTAARLGKAFPGVTLAGKTGTSNDSRDSWFAGFDERNVAAIWVGLDDNGKTSLYGSSGAMAVYQAFLDNRSPISLRRTPVDGVVQGYFDKAGIAQEPECADVVALPALRESYQPTKNCGKPLSWWQKLTGS; from the coding sequence ATAGTATCTATCTCGATCAGATCATTGCCCGTAAATTTGAAGGGCAGAAATGGCATCTTCCGGCTCAGGTTTTTAGCCGCTCTATGGCGCTTTACCCTGGGGCCGCGGTCAGCCATGAACAGTTGATTGCCGAACTTAAACTTCTGGGGTATCGCAAGGTCGCGAATCCTCGTCAAGTCGGCGAGTTTTCTGCGTCAAAGACTAAGGTCGATCTCTGGCGTCGCCCGTTTCAGCATCCACAAGGCTCGCAGGCTGAGCAGCGAGTGATGATCACCTTCGATAGCCAAGGGGTGGAGTCAGTTGCGCGTCAAAGCGATCATCGTCAAATGGCGGTGTTCCATTTAGAGCCCGTATTACTCGACAGAATGATCACAGGCGACGGTGAAGATCGTCTGTTTGTGCCGACAGACAAAATTCCCCCTGCAATTGTCAATGCGTTGATTTTAGTGGAAGATCGCAGCTTCTATGAGCATCATGGGGTGAATCCCTTTGCCATCTTACGTGCTGCATTAGTGAATATCAGCGCTGGGCGAACCGTACAAGGTGGTTCAACCCTGACGCAACAGTTGGCGAAAAACTTCTTCCTCTCCAGTGAGCGCTCAATCGTACGTAAAGTACGTGAAGCCTTGATGGCGATCATCATAGATTTTCGCTATGACAAGGATGAGATCTTAGAAGCCTACTTAAATGAAGTGTATATGGGGCAAGATAAAGCGCGCGCGGTTCATGGCATGGGACTCGCCTCACAATTCTATTTTGGCCGCCCCATTGCGGAGCTAACTTTACCGCAACAGGCATTCTTAGTAGCCGCGATCAAGGGGCCCTCTTATTACAACCCTTGGCGCTACCCTGAGCGCGCCCAAGAGCGCCGAGATCTGGTGTTGCGACTACTAATGGAAGCTGAGCAGTTATCGGTCGGTCAGTATAAGGCGGCGGTCGAATCTCCGCTGGGATTACGTAAGTTCGACCGACCTGTGCATCAAAAACTTCCCGCTTTCTTTGCGGTAGTCAGAGGTGAGCTAGCTAGACGCTTTGGTGATGCCTTGCTACAACAGTCAGGGGTGAAGGTATACACCACGCTCGATCCTATGGCGCAAGAGGCGGCGGAAAAAGCGGTTGAGTCGACGATGAAACACTTAGTGGGTCGTGATAAGAATCTACAGGTTGGCATGGTAGTGACCGACAAATATTCGGCGGGAATCGCCGCTATGGTAGGTGACAAGGTGCCAAGTTATCAGGGCTTTAACCGCGCGGTAGAGATTAGACGACCAATAGGTTCGCTGATTAAACCCTTTGTTTATGCCACAGCCCTTAGCCAAGGCGATAAATATAATTTGGCCACGCCACTTAAGGATGAACCTATCACCCTTAAAAATGAGCAAGGTAAGACGTGGTCACCACAAAACGTCAACAAGCAGTTTTCTGGACAAGTGCCTCTATTGACCGCGTTTAAGAAGTCGATGAACGTGCCGACTGTAAACTTAGGTATGGCAATTGGTACGGGAGCGGTAGCAACTACCTTGGACAAGGCTGGGTGGGCCGATAAGATCCCTGAATATCCATCTATGCTGCTCGGCGCAGTCAATGGCTCGCCATTGATGGTAGCGCAGGTTTATCAAACCTTGGCCGATAATGGTCGTTACCGTCAGCTTAATGCGGTGACCCATGTGTTGGATGTGAATAACAATCCTTTGGTGGGCGCGAGTACAAGTACGAACCAAGCGATTGATGTCGCCAGTGATTTCCTCGTGCAGCATGCGATGACCCAGGTGGTTCATTCAGGCACGGCGGCGAGGCTTGGCAAGGCATTTCCAGGCGTAACCCTTGCGGGGAAAACGGGCACCAGTAACGATTCTCGTGACTCATGGTTTGCAGGTTTCGATGAGCGAAATGTCGCCGCCATATGGGTCGGTCTCGATGATAACGGTAAGACCAGCCTCTATGGCAGCAGCGGCGCTATGGCTGTCTATCAGGCCTTTCTAGATAATCGCTCGCCCATCAGTTTGAGACGTACGCCTGTTGATGGTGTGGTACAAGGCTATTTCGACAAGGCGGGTATTGCACAAGAACCCGAGTGCGCAGATGTGGTGGCATTGCCTGCTTTACGTGAAAGTTACCAGCCAACCAAAAATTGTGGCAAACCGCTTTCATGGTGGCAGAAGTTAACGGGCAGCTAG
- a CDS encoding flavohemoglobin expression-modulating QEGLA motif protein, whose protein sequence is MSNVAPILSSIDTQLHQLVKDIDILEAVKPLNYLQQRNAFFENHFSIEPRFIYADTSIDPFTLKRSLFNLPLEEIEDPDIYTLYLDVIDSYVDKIDQFKSIGSSEFLYDSLRYYGEPSEKDIRNAQFILHLPDNPDEQTGELLDAQAISEILAKMAVEENYNWQLQMDETMVANALVSGTKVRINSHAILSTIDAQALAHHELGVHLVTSLNAKAQPLQILSLGCPLNTMTQEGLAILSEYLSGNLSVKRLKTLALRVMAVNSMIEDKNFRTTFLMLKENYGVDDNLAYTITARVYRGGGYTKDHLYLKGFSMILSAYEQEKHFNHLLTGKTSLAYLPLISRLISKGILLEPEFITPAYRKPVANGAVSRFITHAIR, encoded by the coding sequence ATGTCTAATGTGGCTCCTATCCTGTCGTCTATCGACACCCAGTTGCATCAGCTAGTTAAAGATATTGATATTCTTGAGGCGGTTAAACCGCTCAACTATCTGCAACAGAGAAACGCATTTTTCGAAAATCATTTTTCAATCGAGCCAAGATTTATCTATGCCGATACCTCTATCGATCCTTTCACCCTCAAACGCAGCTTGTTCAACTTGCCGTTAGAGGAGATTGAAGATCCTGATATCTATACCCTATATCTCGATGTAATTGACTCCTATGTCGATAAGATTGACCAGTTTAAGTCGATTGGGAGCAGTGAATTTCTGTATGATTCTCTACGCTATTATGGCGAGCCAAGCGAAAAAGATATCCGTAATGCTCAGTTTATTTTGCATCTACCTGACAATCCAGACGAGCAAACTGGTGAGCTACTCGATGCTCAGGCTATCAGCGAGATCTTGGCCAAAATGGCAGTCGAAGAGAACTACAACTGGCAATTACAGATGGATGAAACCATGGTCGCTAATGCCTTAGTATCTGGCACTAAGGTTCGCATCAACAGCCACGCTATTTTATCGACAATCGATGCCCAAGCGCTTGCTCACCATGAATTAGGCGTGCACTTAGTCACCTCTCTCAATGCTAAGGCTCAGCCACTGCAGATCCTCTCTTTAGGTTGCCCACTCAATACCATGACCCAAGAAGGGCTCGCCATCTTAAGCGAATATCTATCTGGTAACCTGAGCGTAAAACGTCTCAAGACACTTGCCTTGAGGGTGATGGCCGTTAACTCGATGATTGAAGATAAAAACTTTCGCACCACATTTTTAATGCTCAAAGAAAACTATGGTGTAGACGATAACTTAGCCTACACCATTACCGCACGCGTATACCGTGGTGGCGGTTACACCAAAGATCATCTTTATCTAAAAGGATTCAGCATGATTTTAAGCGCTTACGAACAAGAGAAGCACTTTAACCACCTCCTAACCGGGAAGACATCGTTGGCCTACCTACCTTTGATCTCTCGTTTGATTAGTAAAGGGATATTACTCGAGCCGGAGTTCATCACTCCTGCATATCGTAAGCCTGTAGCCAATGGTGCAGTGAGTAGATTCATTACTCACGCAATCCGTTGA
- a CDS encoding PepSY-associated TM helix domain-containing protein: MTNKPRHPHRKSLSQKLAKLFRPWHRRVGIISALFVVLVASTGMLINHSHHLALDSMPVQQKWLLDHYAIKAPEKTSVFSLSPLLASTDNLLWQADTQLLEAASTILSAVEYQGLIVAIDNNNLYLISQQGELLEKQDSSTGLPSDLKALTVIVNGNDSELWLNSDNGIYLADSELIEWGTAVPNSQPKWQTPIKYKANQAIIEKLTQQARASHLTWERVLLDLHSGRIIGLSGPWLMDIVALSLIMMAISGLYLWQQTKPKKHKSNA; this comes from the coding sequence ATGACTAATAAACCTCGCCACCCTCATCGTAAATCACTGTCTCAAAAGCTGGCGAAACTGTTTCGGCCTTGGCATCGACGAGTAGGCATTATTAGTGCACTTTTTGTTGTTTTGGTGGCCTCAACAGGCATGTTAATCAACCATAGCCATCATCTGGCATTAGACAGCATGCCCGTACAGCAAAAATGGTTACTCGATCATTACGCTATCAAGGCGCCGGAAAAAACCAGTGTCTTTTCACTTTCCCCACTGCTCGCCAGTACCGATAACTTACTGTGGCAAGCCGACACTCAGCTTTTAGAAGCAGCAAGTACCATCCTTAGCGCCGTCGAGTATCAGGGCCTCATAGTGGCAATAGATAACAACAACCTCTACCTCATATCCCAGCAGGGTGAATTACTGGAGAAGCAAGATAGCTCAACAGGATTACCCTCAGATCTTAAGGCACTAACCGTCATAGTTAATGGCAATGACAGCGAACTTTGGCTTAACAGCGATAACGGTATTTACCTTGCAGATAGCGAGCTTATCGAATGGGGCACCGCGGTGCCCAATAGTCAACCCAAGTGGCAAACCCCAATAAAATACAAGGCTAATCAAGCCATCATAGAGAAGCTCACTCAACAAGCGCGAGCGAGCCATCTCACCTGGGAGCGAGTGTTACTCGACCTTCATAGTGGTCGTATTATCGGCTTATCTGGGCCTTGGTTGATGGATATTGTCGCACTATCGTTAATCATGATGGCTATTTCGGGACTCTATCTTTGGCAACAAACCAAACCCAAAAAACACAAATCTAACGCTTAG
- a CDS encoding FMN-binding protein: protein MHAFRSLSTALLILFLWAPFGHAQATSVYQTSDDFISQAFNAATPKAKVYWLEDKDKKVIEQILSHKFNKMRIRYWQQANETVWIMDEIGKESPITVGIHIKQQAIVKTKVLVYRESRGDEVRHDFFTDQFKMARLTQDQQLDRHIDGITGATLSVRALTKLSRIALYLDSKIDA, encoded by the coding sequence ATGCACGCTTTCAGATCACTTTCCACTGCACTACTAATTTTATTTTTATGGGCTCCATTTGGTCACGCTCAAGCCACAAGCGTTTACCAAACATCTGACGACTTTATTAGCCAAGCCTTTAACGCCGCTACGCCTAAGGCGAAAGTATATTGGTTAGAAGATAAAGACAAGAAGGTGATTGAGCAGATTTTATCTCATAAATTCAATAAAATGCGCATACGTTATTGGCAGCAAGCCAATGAAACGGTTTGGATCATGGACGAGATAGGCAAAGAGTCTCCCATTACCGTTGGTATCCATATTAAACAGCAAGCCATTGTGAAAACTAAGGTGCTTGTTTACCGCGAGAGCCGCGGTGATGAAGTGCGCCACGACTTTTTTACCGACCAATTTAAAATGGCCAGGCTGACACAAGATCAGCAGCTAGATAGGCATATCGATGGCATTACGGGCGCAACCTTATCGGTTAGGGCTTTAACTAAATTATCTCGTATCGCCTTGTATCTCGACAGTAAGATTGATGCTTAG